The following are encoded in a window of Haliotis asinina isolate JCU_RB_2024 chromosome 14, JCU_Hal_asi_v2, whole genome shotgun sequence genomic DNA:
- the LOC137261419 gene encoding uncharacterized protein has protein sequence MALYIKSKVKGKRQLRGRPQNESQQPVAAPQKVPLVKRARKRLSTYLHTHVCLILVCSLAALDAACVIGQIICDILIMKEDLHHWQVLDEDLTVVLVKHVPLLNGTNPDDINLEKIYEKLSNYGNEGGHEVHTAPFTHFTDTSAPSLPVTNLESGLPIVSTTTVPAHTTTSGTVPQQNSSGEPLKVNMANPFLKSGIIHRRAKRAAGGSDGDDGHGHTLLHELTHAFHLGSMAILSMLLLETLLKSFAMGRKLLHHKLECFDVFVVTVSWCLDVAFYEGIWAHPGTEAATILIFILPWRVVRIVNSFVLVIQEKDHVQLKIVKQKLRLSVKKSKDLNDKSSSYKIELKQLQGLCRKHGATESEINMCGPGGKRRRSSLYPGLESFAAIALSSALGSHPSLALEDSDDDNSLDSSRQNGRTPVIHTVSNGSIGSIGSDLSFNMNPSAGTEPCGLDNPVFDNEDPMPPTYDEVALNTKL, from the exons ATGGCACTCTATATAAAGAGTAAAGTTAAGGGAAAGAGGCAGCTTCGGGGTCGACCTCAAAATGAGAGCCAACAGCCAGTAGCGGCGCCTCAAAAGGTTCCATTGGTGAAAAG GGCAAGGAAAAGACTCTCCACTTACCTGCACACTCACGTGTGTTTGATACTGGTGTGCTCCCTGGCGGCGCTGGATGCAGCGTGTGTCATCGGCcaaatcatctgtgatattcttatTATGAAAG AGGACTTGCATCACTGGCAAGTTCTGGACGAGGATCTCACGGTTGTGTTAGTGAAACATGTTCCCCTCTTAAACGGGACTAATCCCGACGATATAAATTTGGAAAAGATTTATGAAAAACTCAGTAACTATGGTAATGAAGGTGGACACGAGGTCCATACGGCTCCATTCACGCATTTCACGGACACTTCAGCACCAAGCCTTCCTGTGACCAATTTAGAGAGTGGACTACCTATTGTCTCAACAACCACAGTGCCGGCACATACGACCACTTCCGGTACAGTACCGCAACAAAATTCTTCTGGTGAGCCGCTGAAGGTGAACATGGCTAATCCGTTTTTGAAATCGGGAATAATACACAGAAGGGCTAAGAGAGCCGCGGGGGGTTCTGACGGAGACGACGGACACGGCCATACTCTACTGCATGAACTCACACACGCCTTCCATCTGGGGAGTATGGCTATTCTCTCTATGCTGCTGTTGGAG ACTTTACTGAAGTCTTTTGCCATGGGCAGAAAGCTGTTGCATCACAAACTAGAG TGTTTCGACGTGTTTGTCGTCACGGTGTCCTGGTGTCTTGACGTCGCCTTTTACGAGGGTATCTGGGCACATCCGGGTACTGAAGCTGCTACAATCCTCATCTTCATCCTCCCCTGGAGAGTTGTCAGGATAGTAAACA GCTTTGTTTTGGTGATCCAAGAAAAAGACCACGTGCAGCTTAAGATTGTCAAACAGAAGCTGAGGCTGTCCGTCAAGAAATCAAAAGATCTTAACGACAAGTCCTCATCATACAAG ATAGAACTGAAACAGCTACAGGGTCTCTGTCGGAAGCATGGTGCTACGGAGAGTGAAATCAACATGTGTGGACCAGGGG GCAAACGCCGACGAAGCAGTTTATATCCGGGTCTTGAGAGCTTCGCTGCCATCGCCCTCTCCAGCGCGCTTGGAAGCCATCCTAGCCTCGCTCTTGAAGATTCGGATGACGACAACTCACTGGACAGTTCCCGACAGAATGGCCGTACGCCTGTCATCCATACAGTCTCTAATGGCAGTATTGGTAGCATAGGAAGTGACCTTTCTTTTAATATGAATCCTAGCGCCGGAACTGAACCCTGCGGCCTTGACAACCCCGTATTTGACAACGAAGACCCAATGCCGCCGACTTACGATGAAGTCGCTCTGAACACCAAGTTGTGA